CTGTCTCATTCATGTCGCTCTCCTTGACCGGGTTTCAATGATGTCACCATAGCGGCGAGGTTTTCGCCGTTCACCGAAGATTTTTCGAAAAAGATTTCCTTGAAATGCAGGGAGGATTTCGTGCGCGCTATTTCCGACGATGACAGACAAAAGCTGAAGGCTGCCACCCGCCGCGCCGTGAAATCTGCCGGTGGCGGCGACAGCTTTGCGCATGTGACCCGAGTTTCCGAAAGTCAGCTATCAAAATACGGACTGGCATCGGACGAACATCAGGACGCATTCATACCGGTTGATGTGGCTCTCGAGGCCGATGTCGAGGCCGGGTCGCCGATCATCGCCACCGCGCTTGCCGCTGCTCAGGGCTTCCGGCTGGTGCGCAATGCCAGTCCGGTTGACGATCACAGCCTCGGCTTTGCCGATATCTCTCAAATCAGCGTGGCCTTCTCCTCCTTCCACACCCGCATGCACGAGGCGCTGGCCGATGATGGCCGCGTTGATGAGGCCGAACGTCGCAGGATACTCAAGGACTTCGACAAGTTTATGCGCACGCTCTTCACGACCATGGGGCGGGTGTAGTCATGAAAACGCCAGCGCCAGACATTGCCTCCACCGCTGCCTGCTTTCTTTCCGATGGTTCCGTGGCAGGGCCGTCTACCGAAGGCGAGCACGAGGAGCATCTGGCGCCAGTCAGTTTTTCGATCCCGATGCCTCCAAGCACGAACCATCTCTTCAAGAACGTCAAAGGTGTCGGGCGGGTCAAGACCAAGGCCTACCAGGATTTCTGCCTGATGGCCGTCGCTGCCATCCGCCGGCAGAAGGTCGCGAAGATAGGCGGCTACATCACCATGGTCTGGGCGGTGGAGCGCAACTCTCTGCAGGCTGATATCTCCAACCGGCTCAAGGCCGCGGAGGACGCCATCGTCATGTCCGGCATCATCGATGATGACCGGTTCGTCACAGCTCACACGATCACCTGGGCGCCGAAGGCAAACGGCATGGCCCACGTGCAGATCTACCCGATCCAGCGAATGACGCTGGACTTCTACCCGTCGCAGGATGGCGCGAGCGGCGCGTGGATTGTCAGAGCGCCAGAACAGGAGAATGAAATCAATGGCGATTTCCCTCAACAATCTCAGGACGGTCAGGGCTGACAAAGCCCCGCGCGTTCTGATCTATGGCCCGCCGGGTATTGGAAAGACGACGCTTGCGAGCGAGTTTCCGAATGCTGTCTTTCTGCAGATCGAAGACGGCACGCCGGGTGATGTCGAGTTGACCAGCTTTGGCAAGCTCGACAGCTTCGGCGACGTGATGGATGCGCTTGGCGCGCTCTATCAGGAAGATCACAGTTTCAATACCGTCGTGATCGACAGCGTCACCGAGATGCAGCGGCTGATCTATGCCGAAACATGCGCGCGCGGCGACGACAAGGGCAATGCGAAAGCCAACATCGAGGACTTCGGTTATGGCAAGGGCTATGTCTACGCCATGCGCGTCGCTCAGGAGTTCATCGACGGTATCAACTTCCTGCGCTCCGATCGAAACATGGCCGTGGTGCTGATCGCTCACTCATCGGTCCAGCGGTTCGATGATCCGGAGACGGTCAGTTATGACCGCTACGAGATCGAAATCCGCTCGTCCGATAAGGCCAACTCAAACCTTCGTGGCCTCTTCGAACGCGAGATGGATGCGATCATTCTTCTGAAGCAGCCGGTGACGGTGAAGACCGAAGAGCAGGGCTTCAATAAGGAGCGGGCGCGCGCCGGCGGCGGTGGCACGACGCTGATGCATGCGGTCGGCCGCCCAGCCTATACGGCCAAGAACCGTTACGGCATTCCGCCGGAAATCCGATACGACAAGGGCACGGGCTTTGATGCTCTCGCACCCTATTTCCCCGACTTTGCTGGCCTTGCGCCGTCAGGCCAGAAGGAGGCTGCATAATGGTTCAGATCGCAGGACATTACGACGAACATGCCGAGGCCTCGACAGGTTTCGATCCGGTCCCTTTCGGGGACTATCGCGCCAAGATCATTGAAAGCGGCATTGAGGACATCTCCCGCAACAACGACCGGGGGCGCTGCTTGCAACTGACATGGCAGATCGAAGGTGGCGAATATAACGGCCGGCTGGTCTGGCAGCGGCTGAACATGTGGGCCGAGAACATGAACAACCTCGACAAGGTCCGCAACATCGCCAACTCGCAGTTTGCCGCTATCCGCGAGGCGACCGGCAAAACTTCGCCTCGCGACAGCGAGGAGCTGCATTTCATCACGTGCACCATCAAGGTGAAGGTGCAGAAGGATCCAAACGGTCAATTCCCTGATCGCAACGAAATCACTGCGGTCAAGCCAGCAGCAGGCGCGCGCCAGAGCGGGGCGGCTCGGCAGACGCCGCAACGACCAGGGCCGACCGGGCAAGCTGCCCCTGCTGGTCAGCGTTCGGCGCCTTGGCCGTCGCGGCAGCCTGCTCCAGCCGGACTGGACGACGATATTCCATTCTGATGATGCGGCCGGGCGGCGATAAGGCCTCGAAAACCGCGCCGCCCGGAGCCCCTTCAAACAATCCGTTTTCAGCATTGCTCGAAAGGACCGAGACAATGAACGATATCGCTTTGCCCCGCAACAGGCGGCTCTACCTCGACATCGAGACTATCCCGACACAGGATCCGAAAACCTATGCTGAGATCGCCGGTAGGATCTCGCCACCGGCCAGCATGAAGAAGGCCGAAACCATCAAGAAGTGGGAGGAGGAACAGAAGCCGCAGGCCGTGACTGATGCAATCGCCAAGACCTCGTTTGATGGCGCTGCCGGGCACATTTGCTGCATTGGTTGGGCGCTCGATGGCGAGCACCTGGACAGTCTCTCTCTGGGCCCGGACATCGCGCTCGAGCATGAGATGCTGACCACGTTCTTCGAGGAGATCTCGAGCCAGATCCCGCGCTATGGAACCGTTCAGATTGTCGGCCACAACGTCATTGGCTTTGACCTTCGGTTTATCTGGCAGCGGTGCCTTATCCTCGGTGTTCGGGTTCCGGGCTGGTTCCCGCGTGATCCGAAGCCTTGGAGCGACGATGTCTTCGACACGATGACGGCCTTTGCCGGGGCGCGGGACTCGATCTCAATGGATCGACTTTGCGGAGCCTTTGGGCTTGAGGGGAAGGGCGACATAGATGGGTCGCAGGTTGCCGGGCTTTGGAGCGACGGTGAACATGAGACGATAGCTGCCTATTGCCGCGACGATGTGGAGAAGACGCGGGCGCTGCACCGCAAGATGATGGTTGCGCTGGGTGAAACGGAGGCTGCGTGATGGTCAGTCTTCCGATCCCGAAGAGCCTGACCGCAGACAAGGTCAAGGCAACGACGCGCGAGGAAATGCCAAAACAGCGGCTTTCGCTCTCGGCCTGCACCGGGTGCAATCGTCGAGCGTGGTATGACTTCCTTCTATTCGGGCAGGGACGCGACATGCGTCCCGACCACAGTCGATCAGGTGATATCGCAATCGCATTGAAGGGGGTTGTCATTCGGTGGTTGACCGCTGCCGGTATGACGGTCGAGACAATTAATGCAGCAACTGGTGAGATGTTGGCCGCGTCTGGTCTCGATGGTCACCTATATTCGCCGATCGATGGGATCGTCACGGGCGTGCCCGAGGCGCCAACCAAGCGGCATCTGCTGATCGTTGCGGCGCTTAAGGCTGCCGACTTCGCAAAGCTTGAGCGTCAAGGTGCCGAGCAAACCCGGCCCGAGATCGTTGCGCGTGCCCAGCTTGGCATGCATCTGCTCGGTCTCGAGCGGACACTCTTTGCCTTCTGCAATCGCGACACGGGCGACTTTGGCGCTGAACGTATTCGTTATGACGCAGCTCATGCCGGATCGCAGGCCGTACGGGCTGAGTGGATTGTCGATACTCGCCGAGCGCCGGCGCGCATCAGTGAAAGCCCCGAGTTCTTCGTCTGCGCGCATATGTGCAGCCGCGCCGACATCTGCCATGGCGGTGTGCTTCCGCCGCGGCATTGCAGGACCTGCCTGCACGTTACTCCCATCAATGACGGCCAGTGGTACTGCGACCGGCACGAAAAGGAGTTGTCGTTCGATGACCAGCTAAACGGTTGCCCGAACCATCTTTTCGTTCCGGATCTCGTGCCGGGCGAGCAGGTCGACGCGGATACGACCGCTGAAACCGTGACCTACGAGCTTGGCAACGGGCAGACCTGGATTGATGGAGCGGAAAGGAGGGCAGCATGATCAGCCTTCGCTACTATCAGGACGAGGCAAAGCAGGCCGTCATGAATTTCTGGGGCCAAGGCGGCGGTAATCCGTTGATCGATCTGGCCACCGGCACGGGCAAGAGCATGGTTATTGCGTCGATGGTGCAGGACTTGCTGCGCGATTATCCGACCTTTCGCGTTCTGATGCTCACTCACGTCAAAGAGCTTGTTCAGCAAAATTTCATGGCGTTGTTGCGTGTGTGGCCGGACGCACCGGCGGGGATCTATTCGGCCGGATTGAACAGGCGAGACGTGCACCACCGCATTACCTTTGCCTCGATCCAGTCAGTCTACAACAAGGCCAGTCAGCTCGGGCGCCGGGACCTCATTTTGATTGATGAGGCGCATCTCGTGCCGCTCAAAGGTGAGGGCATGTATCGACGATTGCTCGACGATCTCTACGCGATCAATCGTGACGCTCGAGTGGCGGGTCTGACTGCTACGCCTTATCGCCTGGATACCGGTCGGTTGGACGAGGGCGACACACGTCTCTTCGATCAGGTCGTGTACTCCTACGGGATTGCGAAAGGTATCGAGGACGGCTTTCTGTCGCCATTGATCTCCAAGGCCACTGCGGCTCGGATCGACGTTTCCGAGGTCAAACGGCGCGGCGGTGAGTTTGTGCCGGCCTCACTTGAGGGTGCTGCCGACGCGGTAACCCAGGAGGCGGTC
This window of the Martelella lutilitoris genome carries:
- a CDS encoding RusA family crossover junction endodeoxyribonuclease; the protein is MKTPAPDIASTAACFLSDGSVAGPSTEGEHEEHLAPVSFSIPMPPSTNHLFKNVKGVGRVKTKAYQDFCLMAVAAIRRQKVAKIGGYITMVWAVERNSLQADISNRLKAAEDAIVMSGIIDDDRFVTAHTITWAPKANGMAHVQIYPIQRMTLDFYPSQDGASGAWIVRAPEQENEINGDFPQQSQDGQG
- a CDS encoding ATP-binding protein; this translates as MAISLNNLRTVRADKAPRVLIYGPPGIGKTTLASEFPNAVFLQIEDGTPGDVELTSFGKLDSFGDVMDALGALYQEDHSFNTVVIDSVTEMQRLIYAETCARGDDKGNAKANIEDFGYGKGYVYAMRVAQEFIDGINFLRSDRNMAVVLIAHSSVQRFDDPETVSYDRYEIEIRSSDKANSNLRGLFEREMDAIILLKQPVTVKTEEQGFNKERARAGGGGTTLMHAVGRPAYTAKNRYGIPPEIRYDKGTGFDALAPYFPDFAGLAPSGQKEAA
- a CDS encoding DUF669 domain-containing protein, producing MVQIAGHYDEHAEASTGFDPVPFGDYRAKIIESGIEDISRNNDRGRCLQLTWQIEGGEYNGRLVWQRLNMWAENMNNLDKVRNIANSQFAAIREATGKTSPRDSEELHFITCTIKVKVQKDPNGQFPDRNEITAVKPAAGARQSGAARQTPQRPGPTGQAAPAGQRSAPWPSRQPAPAGLDDDIPF
- a CDS encoding ribonuclease H-like domain-containing protein — its product is MNDIALPRNRRLYLDIETIPTQDPKTYAEIAGRISPPASMKKAETIKKWEEEQKPQAVTDAIAKTSFDGAAGHICCIGWALDGEHLDSLSLGPDIALEHEMLTTFFEEISSQIPRYGTVQIVGHNVIGFDLRFIWQRCLILGVRVPGWFPRDPKPWSDDVFDTMTAFAGARDSISMDRLCGAFGLEGKGDIDGSQVAGLWSDGEHETIAAYCRDDVEKTRALHRKMMVALGETEAA